A stretch of DNA from Staphylococcus sp. KG4-3:
CCGAAAGCTGATAAATTAAATCCAAATCACATCGGCGCTCAAATGCCGGGTTCTGTTACTGAAGTTAAGACTTCAGTAGGTGAAACAGTTACAAGTGGACAAGCATTATTGATAACTGAAGCTATGAAGATGGAAACAACGATTCAAGCTCCATTCGACGGTGTTGTGAAGCAAGTGACAGTCCAAAGTGGCGAGGCAATTGAAACAGGGGATTTATTAATAGAAATTGAAAAAGAACCTGTGGATTAAATTTCATAGTATAATTATTTATAAACTTTTTAATGGAAACGAGTCTGGGATATAAAGTTCTTGGACAAGTGAAAAAGGCAATTTCTACTGAAACAATATAGAAATTGTCTTTTTTATTATTGTTTAGTTTAGTAGTGTTTATTAAATTATACGTAAGGGTCTTAAATTTTCAAGTATTTTAATATCAAATTACATGTTAATGCGATGTATTTTGACGAGATTCTCGAGGGGACAGGGCAAGTTGAAGACTACAGGGTGAAGATATACACTAAGAAAGCGAGCCAACAATACGAAGTATTGAATAAAAAAGAAGCACTTAGATGAATTGAATTAAATCATCTAAGTGCTATCTTTTTTAGATTTATGCTCAAAAATGTCTAAAATGTAGAAATTATATTGTTAGAAAATTTTCAAGGTCATATTATACACTTAATGTAAAAGTTTATTTGGAGTATATGTACAGAAAAATATACAATAAAAAACTGTCAACGTGCCTTTTATCTCGTTGACAGTTTTTATTGATATAACATATTCGATGTTTTACTTAGCCGCCACTTCTAATCGTCCGTAACATCAAGACAATGAAGTAGGCTATTAAACCAAAGAGTAATGTAATAAATAAAGCGTGTAATAAGGCGATAAATAAATTAACTTCTGTAATAATAGATAATGCGCCAGTAATTACTTGGAGGATAACTAATATAAATGCAGCTGTGTATCCGTAACGTATTGTACGGTTATCTTTGTAGTTATTTACTGCATGAATGAATGTAATCATTATCCATATAAAGGCGATTAATGCCATTCCTCGGTGAGTAAGGTTTACCCAATCTTGGACATTGTGAGGTATCAAATCATTAAAAGGTAATGGCCATTGGCCATATGCTAAACTAGCTTCTTTATGTCTGACTAATGCCCCAGTATAAATTGTTAAATAAACGATAATAGCCATTATCCAAGTATAAATTCTTAATGGCTTTCTAATAAATAATTCATCTGCTTCATATTTGCGATCGATTTCAAAAATAATTAAAGTTAATACAAATACTGAAGAAAATGAAATGAGCGAAATTCCAAAATGTAACGCTAAAACATAGGCATTTTGTTGCCACATTACTGCTGCAGCACCTACAAGCGCTTGTATTAGTAAGAAACCAACACTAATGATACATAATGATTTAACTTCTTTAATGTAACTAATGTGTTTCCAAGCAACGATGACTAACCAGAGAACAATAATTAAAGATAAGCCGGAAATAGCACGATGACTTAATTCAATAATCGTTTGTATTGGTAAGTTCTCAGGTAAAAATGCGCCGTGACATAGAGGCCAATCGGATCCACAACCATCTGCTGATCCAGTTTTGGTAACTAATGCGCCCCCTAATTGAACAAAAGCCATAATTACAGTTGCCAACACGGATAACCATTTTAGGTTTTTTTTGCTAAACAAGAATTAACCCCCCACATAAAAATAAAACAGTTGAGAAACTAAATTACAAATAGTCATTGTCACTGTAATTATTTTATTCCGTAATGATACATTTAAAGTTATTTTAATAAATCTTACATATAATTATAACAATAAAAACTATTTTAATTGTGTCACAAAAATGACTTTTTAGTAATGTCGTTAAAGTGTCACAAATAAGTTTACATAAATGTAGTCAATGATACAAATTTAATATATCATTGTATTATATGGAAAAATTAGGAGGGAAATTATGAACAAAGAACAAACTTTGTCGCATAATTCTAGTCGTGTGACTTTTAAAGAGTTGCAGCAAATTATCAAGATGGGATTGGTACAAGGTAATTTGATTCCTGCATTTGCTGGGTCATGGTTAGCGATTGTGTTGGCAAATCATTCCTTCCTCTCGTCAATACCACAAATCTTAATGATGTTGGTGGGCTCTACGTTAATTATGGGGGGCGCATGTGCTTTAAATAATTACTACGATCAAGATATTGACAGTATCATGCCGAGTAAACAACAGAGACCAACAGTTAATGACAGAATTTCGAATAGAAATTTATTAATGCTCAGCTTTGGAATGATGCTAATAGGGGAAGCGTTACTGTTTGCGTTAAACATACCTTCAGGTGTAATTGGACTGCTAGGTATAGTTGGTTATGTATCATTTTACTCAATTTGGTCTAAACGTCATACGGTATGGAATACAGTGATTGGTAGTTTTCCAGGTGCAGTCCCGCCTTTAATTGGGTGGACAGCAATTGAAGGAAATATTAGCTTGGTAGCAGTAGCGCTATTTTTAGTGATTTTCTGTTGGCAACCTATCCATTTTTACGCTTTAGCAATTAAACGTAAAGATGAATATTCGTTAGCAAATATTCCAATGTTACCATCAGTAAAAGGGTTTAAACGTACGAGAGTAAGTATGTTTTTATGGCTAGTATTCTTATTACCACTTCCATTCTTATTAAGTAGCTTAGGAACAACGTTTATAGTGTTGGCTACACTATTAAATTTAGGGTGGTTATATTTAGGATTAACAAGCTTTAAAAAGGATTCAGATCAAACAAAATGGGCAACAAAAATGTTTATATACTCATTAAACTATTTAGTAGTTTTCTTTGTACTTGTCGTTGTCGTCTCATTAATTCAAATGTTTTAATAATTATAAATAAGGATGTAATATATGAATTTACCTATCTTACCTACAATCAGTACAAGCTTTATTGTAATTAGTGCAATCCTTGTCGCTATAGGTTGGCGCAAAATTTGGCTGAGAAAAATTGAAAGCCACAAAAAAGTAATGTTAACTGCTGCTGGTTTCGCACTAGCATTCTTTATTATTTACGCATCAAGGACTATTTTTATTGGTAATACTGCATTTGGTGGTCCAGACTCAGTTAAACTTTATTATACAATTTTCTTAGTCTTCCACATTAATTTAGCAACAATTGGTGGAGTTTTAGGACTTTTACAAATCATTACTGCTTTTAAAGATAAATTTAAAGTGCATAGATTTGTCGGACCAATTGCTTCTATAATCTGGTTCTTCACAGCAATAACAGGTGTAGCCGTATATTTATTACTTTATGTATTTTATCCAGGTGGAGAAACAACGTCATTAATTAAAGCGACATTCGGTTTATAATTAATATTGGAAAATGTTAGTCTTTTATTTGAACTAGGGAATATGGAAAGGGCAGCGGGCAGAAATTTGTTTTATAAACAGATTTGATAGCCCGTTTCCATTATTTACGATTAGAAAACATAAATCTAAGTTACTAAGTCGATAAGTACTAGTCATAAGCAACTCGTTAAAAATAGCTATGAAGATATCTATCCAGGACGGTAGATTTCTTCATAGCTATTTTTTTAATTACAATTTAAATATAAGAGTAGGAGTGGGGAAACAATTTTGGTTTAAATGAATTTGTTATATAATTCAACCTAGCTAATAATAATTATTTTAAATATAACTATTTATACGGTGCCGTTACTACGTATAATGTGTATAGTGTGTTGTTATTTCGCGATATATCTTTGTAAATGTTTAGCCGTTACAGAATCATCTACAGCTAACAACCCTTGGGGTGTTCCTTGATAAAGTAGCCTACCGCCTTTTTCTCCTGCAAATGGACCGATATCGATAATCCAGTCAGCGTGTGTCATCATTGTTAAGTTATGTTCGATAATAACTACTGTGTTTTTATCATGGATTAGACTTTCAAAACTGTCTAATAAAATAGGGATATCATCTTCATGTAATCCTGTAGTTGGTTCATCAAATATGAAAATATGTTGGTGGACAGTTTGTGTTAAATATTTACTAAGTTTAACGCGTTGTATTTCACCGCCAGATAATGTGTCGAGAGTTTGTCCTAAAGTCATATAATCCAGACCAGTAGATTTTAACGCTTCTAAATGTTGAGCAATATTTTTCTTTTCTTGAAAAAATGAAATTGCTTCATCTACTGTTAATGCTAAAATATCTGCAATATTATACCCTTCTATTTTTGCATTTAATACTTCGGGTTTATAACGCTTTCCATGACACAAATCACACGTTTGAGTAAAGTCTGGCATAAAGGCTAATTCTGTTTTGATGATACCTCTACCATGACATTCAGGGCATGCACCTTCGGAGTTGTAGCTGAACATGGCTTTTTTTAAATGAGTTTCTTCACTGAAATAAGTTCTTACATCATCAAATATATTTAAATAAGTGAGTAAATTTGAGCGACTTGATGCATGTACGGGTTTTTGATTTATAAAAATTGTATTAGGTTTTTGTTTTAAACCTGCGTGTATCAGTGAACTTTTTCCAGAACCAGCCACACCTGTAACAACAGTCATTGCCTGTTTGGGCAATTTAACAGAAACGTCTTTTAAATTATTTTTATCAATGTGTTCTAAATTGATAAAATCATGGGGGATTCTAGGATTTGGTTTTAAATTATGTTGTTTCCGTAAGGCTAAACCTGTATGTGTAGATGATTTCAACAAACTTTCATAACTTCCTGTAAATGTAATTTCTCCTCCGTTTTTACCAGCTAGAGGACCTAAATCAATGATATGATCAGCTATGCTTATAACATCAGGGTCATGCTCAACTACTAAAACTGTGTTGCCTTTATCTTTTAATGATTGAATGATTTCGTTAATTCGTTGTATATCATCAGGATGTAACCCAATGCTTGGTTCATCTATAATATAGACGAGATCGCTTAGTGCACTATTAAGATGCCTTATTAATTTAATCCGCTGTGATTCGCCACCGGATAATGTAGTTGTTTCTCTGGAAAGCGTTAAATAATTTAATCCGATATAACTTAATGAAGATAGCTGTTGTTGCAATGGTTCGATGATAACTTTTGCTTTTGTTGAATTAATTCTTCTTATGAAATTTAACGCTTCATCTATGGATAAATTAGTGAAGTCTGCAATGTCTAAATCATTAATTTTACATTGTAATACATTTGGATTTAGTCTTTTACCGAGACACGTTGGACATTTTTTAGAAGTGACTACGCGATCGATAGCTTCTTTAAATCTATTTTTTTCAAAGTTATCATTTAGTAGGAAAGAACGCCTAAACCGATGGATTAAGCCTTCAAATTTTGCTGTTTTCGGCCAATTCTCTGGAGGGTTTTTTAATTTAGTTGGTTTTGTATAAAGTAAAGTATTGAATTCTTCTTCTGAATAATCTTTTAATTTTTTATCATTATCAAAAAGCCCAGAATATAAATAGCGTTTGCCACGCCAACTATCCGGTCTGAATGATGGAAATTGAATTGCGTCTTCGTTGAGTGATTTATCATAATCTAACAATTCGTCTAAATCGATATCTTCTACATAACCTAAGCCTGAACATTCGGGACACATGCCCTTAGGATTATTAAAAGAAAATATGTCTGAGTAACCAACAAATGGTACGCCAATACGTGACCATAGCAATCTGACAGATGCATAAATATCTGAAATTGTACCTACTGTAGAACGTGAATTACCACCTAATCTTTTTTGGTTAATTATCATTGCTACTGGCAAATGCTCAATTAAATCTACATTAGGTTTTGAAAATTGAGCTAACTGATGTTGTATGTATGTTGAATAAGTTTCGTTTAATAAACGTTCAGATTCTGCAGCAATCGTGCTAAAAACCAAAGAAGATTTTCCAGATCCAGAACGTCCTGTAAATACGGTTATTTGATGTTTAGGTATATCGATTGAAATGTTTTTTAAGTTATTTTGCTTAGCGCCATGTACGCGAATCATTGACATTGTCATTCACCTCTTATAATACATTCTACCCTTAAATTGTTTTGTAATACTTAAATTGGTTAGAAAAGTATATACCTTTAGAAAAATGCATATATTTTAATAATTCGTCATTATATAATGACATACCTTGCTTGTGATATATTGAAACATGTACAATAAACAAAAGATAACTATAGGTGGGTGAGTGATGAAAAAACTAATAATAAAAGTTATTGGTGTACTATTATTGATTTCTTTCTTGATATATCTTTTTTACTCGCCACGTTTGAAGTTTGACGTTTTGGAAAATCCAAATAAAAATTCGACAAAAACAACTCAAAACAAAGACTTTCAAGAAAATGAGCAAAATGTTGAAAATACAATGCCCAAGGAAGGGATAGGAACTTGGATTGGCCAAAATCTAAAAAAACTTACAGATACATATGGACAAGCTGAAAGAGTGTATTCATATAAAGGTGATTTTAAAAATTATGTATTCAAAGAAAAGGATCAATATTATTTAGTTACAACTAAACATAATATAATTAAATCTGTATATGCTACTGGAAAAGAAGCAAAAGTAAATCCAGTCAAAATATCTGATAATGCTTCAAATGTATTCGAGAAATTTAGCATAAATCCAGAACCAACAATCAAAGCAAATGGAAAAAAATATGAGTTAGAAATTTCCGATTCAGATATGAAAACTCAAACACTTATAAAATTTAAAGATATTTATGCTCAAATTTATATTGATCAACAAGCAAATAAAATTGTTGCAGTAAGATATTTAGACAGTGATGCATTAGCAGCGTTTAAACCTTATCAAATGTTGGGTGATAAAGAAGATGGAGAAGTTGCACGTAAACAAAAAGATTTACCATATGAGCAAAATGCAAACCAATTGATGACATTATATGAAATTACTAATGAAATGAGAAAATTAAAAGATGCTAAACCTTTGCGTATAAATAATGATTTAGCACATATTGCATCATTTAACTTGTATGAAGCAATTGGGACTGATAGTGTTGAATTTACTGAGGATGCTTTAAAACAGCAATTAAATGAGCAAGAAATACCATTTGTATCTACGAGTCAAAACGTGGGTTATGATTTCAATGAAGTGCCAACACTTATTCATAGTTGGTTAAATTCGGATATTCATCGATCTAGAATGTTGAACTCAAAATATAATGAAATGGGTGGGGAAGTGACAAATGGTTACTATACGCTCATTTTTGTAGAAGATAAATAGATAGGAGTTAGTTGATTATGATAACTGAAGAAACACTGACCGTACTCGACGAAATAGAAGCCTTAAGTGATAAAATATTAGAGTCTCGTTTGTATCAAGAATATAGAGAATCAGAACAAGCGCTTGCTGATAATGACGAAGCACATCTCTTGTATCAAGCTTTTTTAAAATCAAAAGATAAATATGATGAAATTATGCGTTTTGGTAAATACCACCCAGATTACCAGAACGTAATGTTAGATACGCGTAAACGTAAAAGGGCTTATGAAATGCTGCCAGTCGTTATGGATCACAAACAAAAAGAAGTTGCATTGCAGGAATTGATTGATCAAGTGATTGTGAAAATTGCATATGCTGTTTCTGAAAATGTAAAGATTGAAGCAGGTAATCCATTTTTTCAAAAAGACGCAGGTGGTTGTGCAACAGGTGGATCATGTAGCTGTTCACTATAAATAAAGTAGGGCAACGAAACCAAAAATTTATTTTGGTCTCGTTGCCCTGTTTTTTTAATTTTAATGATAAGTATTTTTAAATCGTTGTGCTAAATCAGGTCTGTCAGTTACTAATGTGTGTGCACCGTAAAAAACCAAATCGTTCATTAAATCAAGGTTATTTACGCCACAATAACCTGGGACGATATTACGTTCATTTAACCATTTGATAAACTTAGGTGAAGTTAAC
This window harbors:
- a CDS encoding heme A synthase, coding for MFSKKNLKWLSVLATVIMAFVQLGGALVTKTGSADGCGSDWPLCHGAFLPENLPIQTIIELSHRAISGLSLIIVLWLVIVAWKHISYIKEVKSLCIISVGFLLIQALVGAAAVMWQQNAYVLALHFGISLISFSSVFVLTLIIFEIDRKYEADELFIRKPLRIYTWIMAIIVYLTIYTGALVRHKEASLAYGQWPLPFNDLIPHNVQDWVNLTHRGMALIAFIWIMITFIHAVNNYKDNRTIRYGYTAAFILVILQVITGALSIITEVNLFIALLHALFITLLFGLIAYFIVLMLRTIRSGG
- the cyoE gene encoding heme o synthase; amino-acid sequence: MNKEQTLSHNSSRVTFKELQQIIKMGLVQGNLIPAFAGSWLAIVLANHSFLSSIPQILMMLVGSTLIMGGACALNNYYDQDIDSIMPSKQQRPTVNDRISNRNLLMLSFGMMLIGEALLFALNIPSGVIGLLGIVGYVSFYSIWSKRHTVWNTVIGSFPGAVPPLIGWTAIEGNISLVAVALFLVIFCWQPIHFYALAIKRKDEYSLANIPMLPSVKGFKRTRVSMFLWLVFLLPLPFLLSSLGTTFIVLATLLNLGWLYLGLTSFKKDSDQTKWATKMFIYSLNYLVVFFVLVVVVSLIQMF
- a CDS encoding DUF420 domain-containing protein encodes the protein MNLPILPTISTSFIVISAILVAIGWRKIWLRKIESHKKVMLTAAGFALAFFIIYASRTIFIGNTAFGGPDSVKLYYTIFLVFHINLATIGGVLGLLQIITAFKDKFKVHRFVGPIASIIWFFTAITGVAVYLLLYVFYPGGETTSLIKATFGL
- a CDS encoding excinuclease ABC subunit UvrA produces the protein MSMIRVHGAKQNNLKNISIDIPKHQITVFTGRSGSGKSSLVFSTIAAESERLLNETYSTYIQHQLAQFSKPNVDLIEHLPVAMIINQKRLGGNSRSTVGTISDIYASVRLLWSRIGVPFVGYSDIFSFNNPKGMCPECSGLGYVEDIDLDELLDYDKSLNEDAIQFPSFRPDSWRGKRYLYSGLFDNDKKLKDYSEEEFNTLLYTKPTKLKNPPENWPKTAKFEGLIHRFRRSFLLNDNFEKNRFKEAIDRVVTSKKCPTCLGKRLNPNVLQCKINDLDIADFTNLSIDEALNFIRRINSTKAKVIIEPLQQQLSSLSYIGLNYLTLSRETTTLSGGESQRIKLIRHLNSALSDLVYIIDEPSIGLHPDDIQRINEIIQSLKDKGNTVLVVEHDPDVISIADHIIDLGPLAGKNGGEITFTGSYESLLKSSTHTGLALRKQHNLKPNPRIPHDFINLEHIDKNNLKDVSVKLPKQAMTVVTGVAGSGKSSLIHAGLKQKPNTIFINQKPVHASSRSNLLTYLNIFDDVRTYFSEETHLKKAMFSYNSEGACPECHGRGIIKTELAFMPDFTQTCDLCHGKRYKPEVLNAKIEGYNIADILALTVDEAISFFQEKKNIAQHLEALKSTGLDYMTLGQTLDTLSGGEIQRVKLSKYLTQTVHQHIFIFDEPTTGLHEDDIPILLDSFESLIHDKNTVVIIEHNLTMMTHADWIIDIGPFAGEKGGRLLYQGTPQGLLAVDDSVTAKHLQRYIAK
- a CDS encoding CAP domain-containing protein, whose amino-acid sequence is MKKLIIKVIGVLLLISFLIYLFYSPRLKFDVLENPNKNSTKTTQNKDFQENEQNVENTMPKEGIGTWIGQNLKKLTDTYGQAERVYSYKGDFKNYVFKEKDQYYLVTTKHNIIKSVYATGKEAKVNPVKISDNASNVFEKFSINPEPTIKANGKKYELEISDSDMKTQTLIKFKDIYAQIYIDQQANKIVAVRYLDSDALAAFKPYQMLGDKEDGEVARKQKDLPYEQNANQLMTLYEITNEMRKLKDAKPLRINNDLAHIASFNLYEAIGTDSVEFTEDALKQQLNEQEIPFVSTSQNVGYDFNEVPTLIHSWLNSDIHRSRMLNSKYNEMGGEVTNGYYTLIFVEDK
- a CDS encoding YlbF family regulator translates to MITEETLTVLDEIEALSDKILESRLYQEYRESEQALADNDEAHLLYQAFLKSKDKYDEIMRFGKYHPDYQNVMLDTRKRKRAYEMLPVVMDHKQKEVALQELIDQVIVKIAYAVSENVKIEAGNPFFQKDAGGCATGGSCSCSL